In Micromonospora ferruginea, the sequence CCGGCAACGCGCCGGAGCTGTCGCCGAAGACGTGGTACGGCATGCCCGCCTACGCGAACGCGGCCGGCAAGATCGTGGTCTTCTTCCAGGACTCGGGGAAGTTCAACTACCGCTACTCGACTGTGGGTTTCCAGGACGCGGCCAACCTCGACGACGGCGACATGTGGGCGGCGTCGTACGCGCTGCTGCGGTGGAGTCCCGAGGTGGAGAAGAAGCTCGCGGAGCTGGTGCGCGCGGCGGTGTCCTGAGTCCCGGTGCCCGGCTCACCGCTGCCAGGAGTCGAGGCCGCGGACGGCGGCCCGGGCGAAGTCGTCGGCGAGGTCGGGGTTGTTGCTGGTGCCCTCCCAGCCCTGGTCGTGCACGACGGTGACCGCGCCGGCCACCTTGACCACGGTGATCTGGCTGGTGGCCTTGCCGCCGACCGGGGTGCCGTCCAGGCCGGTCGCCGGTCGGGTCAGGGTGACCAGCAGGGCGTCGTCGCCGGTGCCGGCGAGCGGCTGCGAGCGGACGGTGACCGTGTTGCCCGCGTCGGAGAAGGAGCGGCAGGGCTCCAGCGCGGCGCGGACCCGGCGCAGGTAGTCCCCGGCGCCGGCGCCGGCGAACGCGAAGACGGTCTGGTGGAGCGTGCCGAAGGGGACGTTCTCCGGCGGGTCCTTCGGCGTCTTGTAGATGCTGGCCATCGCGGCGGCGGCGGTGGACCGTCCGCCGGTGGCGAACTCCTCGGCGCACAGCTTCGGCAGGGCGTCGGCGACCTGCATCGACTGCGGGGCGCTCTTGCGCAGCTCGGCGGGCAGGTCGACGAAGGCGGACTTCGGGATGGTCACCGGCCCGCCGGTCGACGGTGACGCCGACGGCGTGCCGGCGCTCGTGGACGCCGCGCCCGGCGTGGCGGTCGCGCCCTGGCCCTGGTCGGTCCCGCCGTGGGTGCACGCGCCGGCCAGCAGCGCGGTGGTGAGCAACGGCAGGCCCAGCAGCCTGCGGTGGCGTCGGGTCGGTCCGTTCACGTCGATCTCCGTCCGGTGATCCGCATCTGCAAACAACTGCTTGTGCAAAGGTGCGCTTTCATTAAGATGGCGTCATGCCCGATCTCGACCTCGCCTTCGCCGCGCTCGGCGACCCGGTCCGCCGCGCCCTGGTGACCCGCCTCGCCCGGGGCGAGGCCACCGTCGGCGAGCTGGCCGAGCCGTTCGACCTCACCCCGCAGGCGATCTCCCATCACGTCGGCGTGCTGCGGCGCTGCGGGCTGGTCGAGCAGCGCCGCGAGGGCACCCGCCGACCCTGCCGGCTCCGGGCCGACCAGCTCGCGCTGCTCGGCACCTGGATCGACGAGCAACGCCGGGCCTGGCACGACCGGCTCGACGCGCTCGATGAGCACCTTACCGACGAGGACCCGGCCCGGTGAGCGCCCGCGCCGAGCTGCACGGCGACGAACTGGTCGCCCGACGCCACCTGCCCGCCACGCCCGCGCGGGTCTGGGCCGCCTTCACCACACCGGCGGGGGTCGCCGCGTTCTGGGGCGGCTCGCACGCGACCGTGCCGCCCGGGTCGGTGACCGTCGACCTGCGCGCCGGCGGCGAGTTCGCGCTCGACACCCGTGCGCCGGACGGCGCGACCCGCCGGCTGCGCTTCGTCTACGTCCACGTCGACCCACCCCGCGAGCTGGTGTTCGACGAGCCGGTCACCGGCGTGCGCACGACCGTGACACTGCGCCCCACCGCCGACGGCACGGACCTGACCGTCCACCAGCGACGACTTCCGCCCGCGCTCCGGACCGCCAGGGCGGCCGGCGGCCTCGCCTCGATCCTCGACGCCCTGGCCGACCACCTCGACCACGAAGGAGACAGCCATGCCCCGAGCGACCCAGCGTGACCTGGTCGACGAATACTTCGCCGGCTTCCGGACCGGCGACCACCCGCGCATCCTGGCCACCCTGACCGAGGACGTCGAGTGGGTGATCCACGGCCACCGGACCACCCGGGGCCGGGCCGAGTTCGACGGCGAGATCGAGAACCCCGACTTCTCCGGCAGCCCCCGGCTCGACGTCGAGCGGGTGCACGAGGCCGGCCCGGTGGTGGTGGTCACCGGCGAGGGCGGCGGGACCAGCGTCGCGCACGGGCCGTTCCGCTTCGCCTTCAACGACCTGTTCACGTTCCGCGACGGGTTGATCGCCCGCGTCGACTCCTACGTGGTCCCGCTGCCGTGAACCGGCCGGCGATCAGTGACAGGTGACGAGCACCTCGACCGCGAGGCAGCAGGACGCCGTGAGCGCCAGCAGCACGGCTGCCGCCGCCCGCAGCGTGATCTCCACCGGTTGCCGGTGACGCCAGGCCACCGGCAGGGCCTGCTCCACCACGACCGCGGCCAGCCAGCCGAGAAGCAGCAGCACGAACACGAGGTCCAGGCGTGCGTCGCCGAAGGAACTCGCGTTTCCGTTCCCGCCGTGGTTGGGACACTCCCGACTGTCGACGATCGGGCGCAGGATCAGCAGCGCCACCACGATGACGACCGCCCCGCCGCCCAGCGCCCAGAATCCGCCGAACCGGGTGGACCTCCCGGCGGGTGGACCGTCACGCGTCACGTCGGGATCCTGGCACACGAGGTGTCGTTTCCGTACAAGACAGCGGTCGGGCCAGTTCCTAGCATGGCCCTCATGCGTGATCTTGTGTACACGGGTTTCATGTCGCTCGACGGCGTGGTCGACTCCCCCGGTGGCGGGCCGGGCGAGGAGCACCGCAGCGGCGGCTGGGTGGTCAAGGACATCGAGTTCCTCCCGGAGGCGTTCTCGCTCAAGGGCGAGGAACTGGCGGAGACGTCGGCGTTGCTGTTCGGCCGGCGCAGCTACCAGGCGTTCGCGCCGGCCTGGCGGGACTCCGACGACCATGCCGCCTATCGGGAGCTGCCGAAGTACGTGGTCTCGACCGGCCTGGCCGAGGACGACCTCGTGGACGGCTGGGGCCCGACGACGGTGCTGCGCTCGACCGACGACGTGGCCGCGCTCAAGCGGGGCGAGGGTGGCGCGATCTTCGTGCACGGCAGCGCGGAACTCGCCCGGCGGCTGTCGGACGCCGGCCTGATCGACCGCTACCACCTGCTCGTCTTCCCGGTGCTGCTGGGCGCGGGGAAGAGCCTGTTCAGCGCCGCGGACCGGGACAAGCAGTCGCTGCGGCTGCGCGAGTCCGAGTCCTATCCCAACGGGGTGCTGAAGGTGATCTACGACGTGGTCCGCTGACCCAGGTCCAGGGCGATCGCCCCGTGCGCGCCCGCGCGCAGTTGTCCGGCCGTGCGTCCGACGTACCGGCGCAGCGCGCGGGCCAGGTGCGGCTCGTCGACGTACGCGAGCCGGGCGACCACGTCGGCGACCGGGTCACCGGCGGCCAGCAGCGCGGCGGCCTCGCGTACGCGTTCGATCTGCCGCACGGCGCCCTGGGTGAGCCCGGTCGTGGTGCGGAACCGGCGCTGGACGGTGCGGGCCGCCGCGTGCGGGCGGTGGCCCCGGCGGAGGTCGGTGACCAGCGGGTCGCGGACCACGGTCCCGGCCCGGACGAGTCGGTCGACGAGGGCCTCGGCGTCGTCCGGGCCGGGTGTCTCCCACCGGTCGCCGGCGAGCCGGAACGTCCGCGTGGTGGCGTCGGGCAGGTCGGCGCCACGGTCGACCAGGGCCGGCGTGGGCAGCATCCGCAGCGACGTGCCCACCGCGAACTCGATGCCGACGAAGGTCGCGCCCTCGGGCACCGGCGCGACGGCCGCGCCGGTCTCGGGTCCGGAGACGCTCGCGTAGGGCCGCCCGTCGCGCTGCCAGAACACCAGGCCCCAGCAGGGCGTCGCCACCGAGGTCATCTCGGTGACCCGGTCGCTCGCGCAGGTCCACACCGTGTCGACCCAGGGCGAGTCGGACGCGCGCGTGCTGAACCGCAGTTCCACGCCGAGAGGATACGGCCGCCCTACCGGGCGGCGGGTTCCTGTCCGTCGTGCGCCCCGACCGCGTCGTCGCGGGACGGGTAGCCCAGCACCTCGGCCAGGTCGCCGGCCGCCCGGGTGTAGGCGGCGTAGATCTCGTCGTCGAAGTGGTTGCGCCAGTCGCCGGCCGCGCCCTTGCGGTAGTGCGAGACCCGGCCCGGCGCCTCCTTGCCCTTCTTCATGTTGGTGAAGCTGTAGCGGGCGAGCAGGGCCGCCAGCTCGGCCGGCGGCAGCGTGATCCCGCAGTGCCGCAGCAGCCGGTCGATCTCCTCGGCCTGCCCCTCGCCGGTGAGGTCCTCGTAGCGGAACAGGCGGAACGTCTCCGCGGGCGGGGCGACCGCCCACGACCGCATCTGCCCGAACTGCTTCTTGTCGCGCAGGCGCTCGATGACGTGGAGCATGCCCTCCTTCTTCGGCCGCTCCTGCAGCACCTTGCGCGCCTGCGGGATGTCACCCATCGGGGCGTGCGAGTTCCGCAGCGAGAAGTAGCTCGACACCACCACGTCACGCGGGTCGCGGATCACGAAGAACGCGCGGTAGGTGCCCGCCTTGGGCACGGCCTCGAAGCGCTTGTGGGACAGGAAGATCGCCAGGCCGGTGCGGCCGGCCGGGACGGGCGCGGTCACGCCGCCGGCGTAGAAGCGCGGGTCGTAGGGCAGCAGACCGGAGTGCCGGTAGACGGCCGGGTCGCTGAACAACGCCTTGATCCACTGGCTGCCCGTCTTGCGGACGGTGCAGTGGAAGACATTGTCGAATTCGTTCTTGGCGACCACCGGCACGGTCAGCCGCATTCGGGCGTTGCGCGCTTCCATCTGCGCCCGCCGGGCCGCCACGCGGAGGGAATTCGGCGAGTGGTGCTTGGCAAATTCGACCGCGCGATCAATCATCGTGGAAGCCCTAACCGCACCCTGCTGAGCAGGGGCAACGCCGACAGTTTCGCGCACGTCGGGCAGGAGGAATCCGCGAACTCCGCCTGCTCCGCCCGCGCCCCGACGCGCGCTAGGAATATCCCTGACCACCAAAATGATGTCAATCCCGCGAACCTGGCAACTCGCTGAAAATCCACAATTTCCATAGGAATTCCCAGTAATGCGCGGCGGATAATCCGTCCTGGCCGGGCGGGCCGGCCGGCACAATGGGCGCCGTGCTCGCCCCCACCCACGCCCTGCTGGCGTCGCTCGATCCCCTCCCCACCCGGCCCGGATGCGCCGCCTCGCCGACTGGGCGCGCACCGCGCCCGACCGCGCCCGGGTCTGCGCCGACCTGCGCGACCAGGGCGCCTACGAGCGCCACCTCGCGCTGGTGGCCGCCATGGTGGTCCGGGACGACGACGCGGTGGCCGCCGCGACCCGCGACCCGCACCCGGCGCTGCGCACCACCGCGCTCGCCGCCGCGCTCCGGCTCGGCCGGCCGCCCGGCGACCTCGCCGACCGGCCGGCGGCCGACCGGCGGCGGATCTACCGCGTCCTGCGCCGCCGGCACACGCCGGCCGTCGCCGACGCGCTGATCACCGAGGTACGCGACCGGTTCGGCGACGACGAGGCCGCCGCGCTGCTGCCCGCCTGCGGCGCCGACACGGTACGCGCGTCGCTGCCCGACCTGGAGCACGCGCTCGACCCGGAACGGCTGGTCCGGTGGCACCCGGAGACGGTGCTGGCCAGCACCCGCGAGCGGCTGGCCGCGGCCCCGCCCGAGCGGCGCGCCCGGATCTGGGGCGAGGTCGCCGACGCGGTGCTGCGCTGCGACCCGGCGCAGGCGCTGGACCTGCTCGAACGGTACGCGCCCGAGGAGACGCTCCCCGGTCGGCCGGTCGCGTACGGGCGGCTCGCGGTCCACGACGCGCGTCGGGTCGTACGACTGCTCACCGCGCCGGGACGGGCGGCCTGGCTGGCCCGGACCGGGCTGGCGCCGGCGCTGCTGCGCCGCCTCGCCGCGCTGCCCACCGGCGAGCTGGCGCCGCTCGCCGCCCGGCTCCGGGACCACGGCCGGCACCTGGCGGCGCTGCTCGACGCCGTCGCGCCGGCCCGCCGTGGGGAGCTGTACGACGTGGCCCTGGCCGACGTCGACGCGACGCTGACGACGCCGGCCGTCGAGGTGATGGCGGTGCTGCCCGCGCCGGTGCGGATCCGGGAGGCGACCCGGGTGCTGGCCCTGCCGCGCGTCCGCGAGCGGGAGGCCGCGGTGCGCGCGTGGAGCGCGTACCTGGCCTGGCCGGACGCGTCCGCGGCGCTGGAGGTCGGGGTGCGCTCCGGCGACGCGGACGAACGGGCACAGGCGTGGTCGCTGCTGGTGGCCGCCGCGCGCCGCTCCCGCGACCCCCGGGTGGTGGCCGAGGTGGTGGTCCGGCTCGGCCGGCTGCGCAACGAGCAGGATCCGGTACGCGCGTCCGCGCTCACCGCGCTGGCCCGGGTGACGCCGCTGCTCACCGCCGACACGGCGGCCGGGCTGACCCGGCTGACCACCGACGCGGTCGACGCGCGGGACGCGTCCGCCGCCACCACCACGGCGTTGAGCGGGCTCGCCGCCGACGTCCTGGCGCACCACGTCGGCGTG encodes:
- a CDS encoding iron chaperone, whose product is MSEGFSAEERAAMKERAAELRNEGKKGAKKADDLQAVLDRIAQMAPDDRELAERVHVTITGNAPELSPKTWYGMPAYANAAGKIVVFFQDSGKFNYRYSTVGFQDAANLDDGDMWAASYALLRWSPEVEKKLAELVRAAVS
- a CDS encoding ArsR/SmtB family transcription factor; amino-acid sequence: MPDLDLAFAALGDPVRRALVTRLARGEATVGELAEPFDLTPQAISHHVGVLRRCGLVEQRREGTRRPCRLRADQLALLGTWIDEQRRAWHDRLDALDEHLTDEDPAR
- a CDS encoding SRPBCC family protein: MSARAELHGDELVARRHLPATPARVWAAFTTPAGVAAFWGGSHATVPPGSVTVDLRAGGEFALDTRAPDGATRRLRFVYVHVDPPRELVFDEPVTGVRTTVTLRPTADGTDLTVHQRRLPPALRTARAAGGLASILDALADHLDHEGDSHAPSDPA
- a CDS encoding nuclear transport factor 2 family protein; translation: MPRATQRDLVDEYFAGFRTGDHPRILATLTEDVEWVIHGHRTTRGRAEFDGEIENPDFSGSPRLDVERVHEAGPVVVVTGEGGGTSVAHGPFRFAFNDLFTFRDGLIARVDSYVVPLP
- a CDS encoding dihydrofolate reductase family protein, with the translated sequence MRDLVYTGFMSLDGVVDSPGGGPGEEHRSGGWVVKDIEFLPEAFSLKGEELAETSALLFGRRSYQAFAPAWRDSDDHAAYRELPKYVVSTGLAEDDLVDGWGPTTVLRSTDDVAALKRGEGGAIFVHGSAELARRLSDAGLIDRYHLLVFPVLLGAGKSLFSAADRDKQSLRLRESESYPNGVLKVIYDVVR
- a CDS encoding helix-turn-helix domain-containing protein, which codes for MELRFSTRASDSPWVDTVWTCASDRVTEMTSVATPCWGLVFWQRDGRPYASVSGPETGAAVAPVPEGATFVGIEFAVGTSLRMLPTPALVDRGADLPDATTRTFRLAGDRWETPGPDDAEALVDRLVRAGTVVRDPLVTDLRRGHRPHAAARTVQRRFRTTTGLTQGAVRQIERVREAAALLAAGDPVADVVARLAYVDEPHLARALRRYVGRTAGQLRAGAHGAIALDLGQRTTS
- a CDS encoding sulfotransferase domain-containing protein — encoded protein: MIDRAVEFAKHHSPNSLRVAARRAQMEARNARMRLTVPVVAKNEFDNVFHCTVRKTGSQWIKALFSDPAVYRHSGLLPYDPRFYAGGVTAPVPAGRTGLAIFLSHKRFEAVPKAGTYRAFFVIRDPRDVVVSSYFSLRNSHAPMGDIPQARKVLQERPKKEGMLHVIERLRDKKQFGQMRSWAVAPPAETFRLFRYEDLTGEGQAEEIDRLLRHCGITLPPAELAALLARYSFTNMKKGKEAPGRVSHYRKGAAGDWRNHFDDEIYAAYTRAAGDLAEVLGYPSRDDAVGAHDGQEPAAR